The following coding sequences lie in one Colius striatus isolate bColStr4 chromosome 14, bColStr4.1.hap1, whole genome shotgun sequence genomic window:
- the IST1 gene encoding IST1 homolog isoform X1 — MLGSGFKAERLRVNLRLVINRLKLLEKKKTELAQKARKEIADYLAAGKDERARIRVEHIIREDYLVEAMEILELYCDLLLARFGLIQSMKELDSGLGEAVSTLIWAAPRLQSEVAELKIVADQLCAKYSKEYGKLCRTNQIGTVNDRLMHKLSVEAPPKILVERYLIEIAKNYNVPYEPDSVVMAEAPAGGEADLIDVGFTDDVKKGGPGGGGGGGFTAPLLGHDGIVPMPVMMPMPMPAPNPPFSYPPPKGPENFSGVPVGTYQPFTNIHPPPIPAAPPTYESIDEPNPDKDASAPVVGPGPNPEASPKPKAEVPHTFDNFVLPELPSVPDTLPTASAGANSSASEDIDFDDLSRRFEELKKKT; from the exons ATGTTGGGCTCAGGGTTCAAGGCTGAGCGCCTGAGGGTCAACCTACGCCTTGTCATCAATCGCctcaaactgctggagaaaaagaaaa CTGAGTTGGCCCAGAAGGCAAGGAAGGAGATTGCAGATTATCTGGCAGCTGGAAAAGATGAGCGTGCCAGGATTCGTGTGGAGCACATCATCCGTGAAGATTaccttgtggaggccatggagATCCTGGAGCTGTACTGCGACCTGCTGCTAGCCCGCTTTGGCTTGATTCAGTCCATGAA GGAGCTGGACTCTGGCCTGGGAGAAGCGGTATCTACACTAATTTGGGCTGCACCACGACTCCAGTCAGAAGTGGCTGAGCTGAAGATT GTTGCTGACCAGCTGTGTGCCAAATACAGCAAGGAGTATGGGAAGCTGTGCCGGACAAACCAGATTGGGACAGTCAATGACAGG ctgatgCACAAGCTGAGTGTGGAGGCACCACCCAAGATCCTGGTGGAGAGGTACCTCATCGAGATTGCCAAGAACTACAACGTGCCCTATGAGCCTGACTCGGTGGTGATG gctgaagctCCTGCAGGCGGTGAGGCAGACCTGATTGATGTGGGATTCACGGATGATGTGAAGAAGGGTGGCcctggagggggaggaggtggaggattTACAGCCCCGCTGCTTGGTCATGATGGAATAGTGCCCATGCCAGTGATGATGCCCATGCCCATGCCAGCACCAAACCCACCCTTCTCCTATCCGCCTCCAAAGGGACCA GAGAACTTCAGTGGTGTACCAGTGGGGACCTATCAGCCTTTCACCAACATCCATCCACCACCAATTCCAGCAGCCCCTCCAACATATGAGTCT ATTGATGAGCCTAATCCTGACAAGGATGCTTCTGCCCCAGTGGTTG GGCCTGGGCCTAATCCAGAAGCTTCTCCTAAACCAAAAGCTGAGGTTCCTCATACCTTTGATAACTTTGTGCTGCCTGAATTACCATCTGTGCCAGATACGCTGCCAACAGCATCTGCTGGCGCCAACTCTTCTGCCTCTGAAGACATCGACTTTGATGATCTTTCTCGGAGATTTGAGGAGCTAAAGAAGAAGACATAA
- the LOC133626720 gene encoding haptoglobin-like isoform X2 — MGAAVLLVAGLAWMMLETATATEWSCAKPAEIEHGYVEHLIKYHCNPHYQLRGSGNGTYKCDTKWVSPEGVAEVPVCEPVCGRPKNPPQQMQRIIGGLLARKGSFPWQGRLVTRHNLTVGATLISDQWLLTTGRNVYLNHSEGTSPEELAATLRLFLGGRGQLAAAIERVVLHPGYPHDVDLALLKLKEKVPLGEEVMPVCLPQKDYAQPGRVGYVSGWGRGASFAFADMLRYVQLPVAEDERCRQYYGARNGSVWVQPLLSNHTFCVGMSELREDTCYGDAGGAFVVQDPDDGAWYAAGILSYDKTCAAAKFGVYVSVPRVLAWLTATMAAG, encoded by the exons ATGGG agctgctgtgctgctggttgCTGGTCTGGCCTGGATGATGCTGGAGACTGCAACTGCCACTG AGTGGAGCTGTGCAAAGCCTGCAGAGATTGAACATGGCTACGTGGAGCACCTTATCAAGTACCACTGCAACCCACACTACCAGCTGCGTGGCTCTGGGAATG GCACGTACAAGTGTGACACAAAGTGGGTGAGTCCTGAAGGTGTGGCAGAGGTGCCTGTGTGTGAGCCag TGTGTGGGAGGCCGAAGAACCCCCCTCAGCAGATGCAGCGCATCATTGGGGGCCTGCTGGCGAGGAAGGGCAGCTTCCCGTGGCAGGGCCGGCTGGTGACCCGCCACAACCTCACCGTGGGAGCCACGCTCATCAGTGACCAGTGGCTGTTGACCACGGGCAGGAACGTCTACCTGAACCACAGCGAGGGCACCAGCCCCGAGGAGCTCGCCGCGACGCTGCGGCTGTTCCTGGGCGGCCGTGGGCAGCTGGCTGCGGCCATCGAGCGTGTGGTACTGCACCCCGGCTACCCTCACGACGTGGACCTGGCGCTGCTgaagctgaaggagaaggtgcCCCTCGGGGAGGAGGTGATGCCCGTCTGCCTGCCACAGAAGGACTACGCGCAGCCGGGGCGGGTGGGATACGTGTCGGGCTGGGGCCGTGGCGCCTCCTTCGCCTTCGCCGACATGCTGAGGTACGTGCAGCTGCCCGTGGCAGAGGACGAGCGCTGCCGGCAGTACTACGGGGCCCGGAACGGCTCCGTCTGGGTGCAGCCCCTCCTCAGCAACCACACCTTCTGCGTGGGCATGAGCGAGCTGCGCGAGGACACGTGCTACGGGGACGCCGGCGGCGCCTTCGTCGTGCAGGACCCCGACGACGGCGCCTGGTACGCGGCCGGGATCCTCAGCTACGACAAGACGTGTGCGGCCGCCAAGTTCGGCGTGTACGTGTCCGTGCCGCGCGTGCTGGCCTGGCTCACGGCCACCATGGCGGCTGGCTGA
- the ZNF821 gene encoding zinc finger protein 821 isoform X3, translating into MRENEVPESLSADPLLGLSQCPLCQLECGSREQLIAHIYQHTAAVVSAKSYMCPVCGRALSSPGSLGRHLLIHSEDQLSNCAVCGARFTSHATFNSEKLPEVLSADRLPAPQSEGPSAVEGKDIAFHPPVYPAGILLVCNNCATYRRLLEAQAPGGRKWALRRQNEPLAARLQRLERERTAKKSRRDNETPEEREVRRMRDREAKRLQRMQETDEQRARRLQRDREAMRLKRANETPEKRQARLIREREAKRLKRRLEKMDMMLRAQFGQDPSAMAALAAEMNFFQLPVNNVELESQLLGKMTFEEQSNSALH; encoded by the exons ATGAGAGAAAATGAG GTGCCTGAGAGTTTGAGTGCTGACCCTCTGCTGGGACTGTCACAGTGTCCCCTCTGCCAGCTGGAGTGtgggagcagagagcagctcaTTGCTCACATATACCAG CACACTGCAGCTGTGGTGAGTGCGAAGAGCTACATGTGTCCTGTATGTGGCAGAGCCCTCAGCTCGCCAGGATCCCTTGGACGACATCTCCTGATACATTCAGAGGACCAGCTGTCAAACTGTGCGGTGTGTGGAGCACGCTTCACCAGCCACGCCACATTCAACAG tgAGAAGCTGCCAGAGGTGCTCAGTGCAGATCGCCTGCCGGCACCGCAAAGTGAGGGCCCCTCCGCTGTTGAGGGAAAAGACATTGCCTTCCACCCCCCTGTGTACCCTGCAGGCATCCTGCTCGTGTGCAACAACTGCGCCACGTACCGCAGGCTGCTGGAGGCGCAGGCGCCGGGCGGGCGCAAGTGGGCCCTGCGCCGGCAGAACGAGCCCCTGGCCGCGCGGCTGCAGCGCCTGGAGCGCGAGCGCACAGCCAAGAAGAGCCGCCGGGACAACGAGACGCCCGAGGAGCGGGAGGTGAGGCGCATGCGGGACCGGGAGGCGAAGCGGCTGCAGCGCATGCAGGAGACAGACGAGCAGCGTGCGCGGCGGCTGCAGAGGGACCGCGAGGCCATGCGCCTGAAACGCGCCAATGAGACGCCGGAGAAGCGACAGGCCCGGCTCATCCGGGAGCGCGAGGCCAAGAGGCTGAAGCGGCGCCTGGAGAAAATGGACATGATGCTCCGGGCGCAGTTTGGCCAGGACCCATCTGCCATGGCCGCTTTGGCAGCCGAAATGAACTTTTTCCAGCTGCCGGTGAACAATGTGGAGCTGGAGAGCCAGCTGCTCGGCAAAATGACTTTTGAGGAGCAGAGCAACAGCGCGCTGCATTAA
- the IST1 gene encoding IST1 homolog isoform X2: protein MLGSGFKAERLRVNLRLVINRLKLLEKKKTELAQKARKEIADYLAAGKDERARIRVEHIIREDYLVEAMEILELYCDLLLARFGLIQSMKELDSGLGEAVSTLIWAAPRLQSEVAELKIVADQLCAKYSKEYGKLCRTNQIGTVNDRLMHKLSVEAPPKILVERYLIEIAKNYNVPYEPDSVVMAEAPAGGEADLIDVGFTDDVKKGGPGGGGGGGFTAPLLGHDGIVPMPVMMPMPMPAPNPPFSYPPPKGPIDEPNPDKDASAPVVGPGPNPEASPKPKAEVPHTFDNFVLPELPSVPDTLPTASAGANSSASEDIDFDDLSRRFEELKKKT from the exons ATGTTGGGCTCAGGGTTCAAGGCTGAGCGCCTGAGGGTCAACCTACGCCTTGTCATCAATCGCctcaaactgctggagaaaaagaaaa CTGAGTTGGCCCAGAAGGCAAGGAAGGAGATTGCAGATTATCTGGCAGCTGGAAAAGATGAGCGTGCCAGGATTCGTGTGGAGCACATCATCCGTGAAGATTaccttgtggaggccatggagATCCTGGAGCTGTACTGCGACCTGCTGCTAGCCCGCTTTGGCTTGATTCAGTCCATGAA GGAGCTGGACTCTGGCCTGGGAGAAGCGGTATCTACACTAATTTGGGCTGCACCACGACTCCAGTCAGAAGTGGCTGAGCTGAAGATT GTTGCTGACCAGCTGTGTGCCAAATACAGCAAGGAGTATGGGAAGCTGTGCCGGACAAACCAGATTGGGACAGTCAATGACAGG ctgatgCACAAGCTGAGTGTGGAGGCACCACCCAAGATCCTGGTGGAGAGGTACCTCATCGAGATTGCCAAGAACTACAACGTGCCCTATGAGCCTGACTCGGTGGTGATG gctgaagctCCTGCAGGCGGTGAGGCAGACCTGATTGATGTGGGATTCACGGATGATGTGAAGAAGGGTGGCcctggagggggaggaggtggaggattTACAGCCCCGCTGCTTGGTCATGATGGAATAGTGCCCATGCCAGTGATGATGCCCATGCCCATGCCAGCACCAAACCCACCCTTCTCCTATCCGCCTCCAAAGGGACCA ATTGATGAGCCTAATCCTGACAAGGATGCTTCTGCCCCAGTGGTTG GGCCTGGGCCTAATCCAGAAGCTTCTCCTAAACCAAAAGCTGAGGTTCCTCATACCTTTGATAACTTTGTGCTGCCTGAATTACCATCTGTGCCAGATACGCTGCCAACAGCATCTGCTGGCGCCAACTCTTCTGCCTCTGAAGACATCGACTTTGATGATCTTTCTCGGAGATTTGAGGAGCTAAAGAAGAAGACATAA
- the ZNF821 gene encoding zinc finger protein 821 isoform X2, with product MSRRKQTTPNKVHWEQVFAGLEEQARQAMMKNNFPGALGDQRPTLHPLQDPDSSSSGSDDEETTQDEVSSHTSEEDGSVLKVKKELENAEQPVSGTPLMRENEVPESLSADPLLGLSQCPLCQLECGSREQLIAHIYQHTAAVVSAKSYMCPVCGRALSSPGSLGRHLLIHSEDQLSNCAVCGARFTSHATFNSEKLPEVLSADRLPAPQSEGPSAVEGKDIAFHPPVYPAGILLVCNNCATYRRLLEAQAPGGRKWALRRQNEPLAARLQRLERERTAKKSRRDNETPEEREVRRMRDREAKRLQRMQETDEQRARRLQRDREAMRLKRANETPEKRQARLIREREAKRLKRRLEKMDMMLRAQFGQDPSAMAALAAEMNFFQLPVNNVELESQLLGKMTFEEQSNSALH from the exons ATGTCCCGTCGGAAACAGACCACTCCTAACAAAGTTCACT GGGAACAAGTCTttgcagggctggaggagcaaGCCCGCCAAGCCATGATGAAAAACAACTTTCCTGGAGCTCTTGGGGACCAAAGGCCAACCCTTCATCCGCTGCAAGACCCCGATTCCAGCAGCA GTGGCAGTGATGACGAGGAAACCACACAGGATGAAGTTTCTTCTCATACATCTGAGGAGGATGGCTCAGTGTTGAAAGTGAAGAAAGAATTGGAGAatgcagagcagcctgtgtcTGGAACCCCACTGATGAGAGAAAATGAG GTGCCTGAGAGTTTGAGTGCTGACCCTCTGCTGGGACTGTCACAGTGTCCCCTCTGCCAGCTGGAGTGtgggagcagagagcagctcaTTGCTCACATATACCAG CACACTGCAGCTGTGGTGAGTGCGAAGAGCTACATGTGTCCTGTATGTGGCAGAGCCCTCAGCTCGCCAGGATCCCTTGGACGACATCTCCTGATACATTCAGAGGACCAGCTGTCAAACTGTGCGGTGTGTGGAGCACGCTTCACCAGCCACGCCACATTCAACAG tgAGAAGCTGCCAGAGGTGCTCAGTGCAGATCGCCTGCCGGCACCGCAAAGTGAGGGCCCCTCCGCTGTTGAGGGAAAAGACATTGCCTTCCACCCCCCTGTGTACCCTGCAGGCATCCTGCTCGTGTGCAACAACTGCGCCACGTACCGCAGGCTGCTGGAGGCGCAGGCGCCGGGCGGGCGCAAGTGGGCCCTGCGCCGGCAGAACGAGCCCCTGGCCGCGCGGCTGCAGCGCCTGGAGCGCGAGCGCACAGCCAAGAAGAGCCGCCGGGACAACGAGACGCCCGAGGAGCGGGAGGTGAGGCGCATGCGGGACCGGGAGGCGAAGCGGCTGCAGCGCATGCAGGAGACAGACGAGCAGCGTGCGCGGCGGCTGCAGAGGGACCGCGAGGCCATGCGCCTGAAACGCGCCAATGAGACGCCGGAGAAGCGACAGGCCCGGCTCATCCGGGAGCGCGAGGCCAAGAGGCTGAAGCGGCGCCTGGAGAAAATGGACATGATGCTCCGGGCGCAGTTTGGCCAGGACCCATCTGCCATGGCCGCTTTGGCAGCCGAAATGAACTTTTTCCAGCTGCCGGTGAACAATGTGGAGCTGGAGAGCCAGCTGCTCGGCAAAATGACTTTTGAGGAGCAGAGCAACAGCGCGCTGCATTAA
- the ZNF821 gene encoding zinc finger protein 821 isoform X1 has protein sequence MEWHQPDSLFLWLPGEQVFAGLEEQARQAMMKNNFPGALGDQRPTLHPLQDPDSSSSGSDDEETTQDEVSSHTSEEDGSVLKVKKELENAEQPVSGTPLMRENEVPESLSADPLLGLSQCPLCQLECGSREQLIAHIYQHTAAVVSAKSYMCPVCGRALSSPGSLGRHLLIHSEDQLSNCAVCGARFTSHATFNSEKLPEVLSADRLPAPQSEGPSAVEGKDIAFHPPVYPAGILLVCNNCATYRRLLEAQAPGGRKWALRRQNEPLAARLQRLERERTAKKSRRDNETPEEREVRRMRDREAKRLQRMQETDEQRARRLQRDREAMRLKRANETPEKRQARLIREREAKRLKRRLEKMDMMLRAQFGQDPSAMAALAAEMNFFQLPVNNVELESQLLGKMTFEEQSNSALH, from the exons ATGGAATGGCACCAGCCTGACTCTTTGTTCTTGTGGCTGCCAGGGGAACAAGTCTttgcagggctggaggagcaaGCCCGCCAAGCCATGATGAAAAACAACTTTCCTGGAGCTCTTGGGGACCAAAGGCCAACCCTTCATCCGCTGCAAGACCCCGATTCCAGCAGCA GTGGCAGTGATGACGAGGAAACCACACAGGATGAAGTTTCTTCTCATACATCTGAGGAGGATGGCTCAGTGTTGAAAGTGAAGAAAGAATTGGAGAatgcagagcagcctgtgtcTGGAACCCCACTGATGAGAGAAAATGAG GTGCCTGAGAGTTTGAGTGCTGACCCTCTGCTGGGACTGTCACAGTGTCCCCTCTGCCAGCTGGAGTGtgggagcagagagcagctcaTTGCTCACATATACCAG CACACTGCAGCTGTGGTGAGTGCGAAGAGCTACATGTGTCCTGTATGTGGCAGAGCCCTCAGCTCGCCAGGATCCCTTGGACGACATCTCCTGATACATTCAGAGGACCAGCTGTCAAACTGTGCGGTGTGTGGAGCACGCTTCACCAGCCACGCCACATTCAACAG tgAGAAGCTGCCAGAGGTGCTCAGTGCAGATCGCCTGCCGGCACCGCAAAGTGAGGGCCCCTCCGCTGTTGAGGGAAAAGACATTGCCTTCCACCCCCCTGTGTACCCTGCAGGCATCCTGCTCGTGTGCAACAACTGCGCCACGTACCGCAGGCTGCTGGAGGCGCAGGCGCCGGGCGGGCGCAAGTGGGCCCTGCGCCGGCAGAACGAGCCCCTGGCCGCGCGGCTGCAGCGCCTGGAGCGCGAGCGCACAGCCAAGAAGAGCCGCCGGGACAACGAGACGCCCGAGGAGCGGGAGGTGAGGCGCATGCGGGACCGGGAGGCGAAGCGGCTGCAGCGCATGCAGGAGACAGACGAGCAGCGTGCGCGGCGGCTGCAGAGGGACCGCGAGGCCATGCGCCTGAAACGCGCCAATGAGACGCCGGAGAAGCGACAGGCCCGGCTCATCCGGGAGCGCGAGGCCAAGAGGCTGAAGCGGCGCCTGGAGAAAATGGACATGATGCTCCGGGCGCAGTTTGGCCAGGACCCATCTGCCATGGCCGCTTTGGCAGCCGAAATGAACTTTTTCCAGCTGCCGGTGAACAATGTGGAGCTGGAGAGCCAGCTGCTCGGCAAAATGACTTTTGAGGAGCAGAGCAACAGCGCGCTGCATTAA
- the DHODH gene encoding dihydroorotate dehydrogenase (quinone), mitochondrial yields the protein MAAPLRGLLRALPAALGGCGLLLGAALAAGDERLYAAVLPALRALPAETAHGLALRAAALGLLPSARPDGPELEVRVLGQRFRNPVGLAAGFDKQGEAVDGLYKMGFGFVEVGTVTPQPQEGNPRPRVFRLAEDEAVINRYGFNSHGHVAVERRLRARQETQLRLTGAGMPLGVNLGKNKSSADAADDYVAGVRVLGPLADYLVVNVSSPNTPGLRDLQGKAKLQDLLTKVLAERDALPCERKPAVLVKISPDLSTRDKQDIAIVVCELGVDGLIVSNTTESRPSSLRSPQRTELGGLSGKPLRELSTQTIREMYSLTRGRGSARRGAHAGITRAILSRCLPTGQVPIIGVGGVSSGRDALEKIRAGASLVQMYTALVYHGPMVVGAVKRELEELLRTRVRLGGAMAEQEQAQPTLPVLGGPELSEVLVLVPALEKSR from the exons ATGGCGGCGCCGCTGCGC gggctgctgcgggCGCTGCCGGCGGCGCTGGGAGGCTGCGGGCTGCTGCTGGGCGCCGCGCTGGCGGCGGGCGACGAGCGGCTGTACGCGGCCGTTCTGCCCGCGCTCCGCGCCCTGCCCGCCGAGACCGCGCACGGGCTGGCTCTGCGCGCCGCCGCCCTCGGGCTGCTGCCGTCCGCCCGTCCCGACGGCCCCGAGCTG GAGGTGCGAGTCCTCGGGCAGCGCTTCCGCAACCCCGTGGGCCTGGCGGCAGGCTTCGACAAGCAGGGCGAGGCTGTGGATGGGCTGTACAAGATGGGCTTTGGCTTTGTGGAAGTGGGGACTGTCacaccccagccccaggaggggaATCCCAGGCCCAGGGTGTTCAGGCTGGCGGAGGATGAGGCGGTCATTAACAG GTATGGATTCAATAGCCATGGCCACGTGGCAGTGGAGCGTAGGCTGCGGGCCCGCCAGGAGACACAGCTCAGGCTCACTGGTG CGGGGATGCCCCTTGGAGTCAACCTGGGCAAGAACAAGAGCTCTGCTGATGCTGCAGATGACTACGTGGCTGGGGTCCGGGTGCTTGGCCCTTTGGCTGACTACCTGGTTGTGAATGTGTCCAGCCCGAACACCCCAGGGCTGCGGGACCTGCAGGGCAAGGCTaagctgcaggacctgctgaCCAAG GTGCTGGCGGAGAGGGATGCGCTCCCCTGTGAGCGCAAGCCAGCTGTGCTGGTGAAGATTTCCCCTGATCTCAGCACGCGGGACAAGCAGGACATTGCTATTGTTGTCTGTGAG ctggGTGTGGATGGATTGATTGTCAGTAACACAACTGAGAGCCGCCCCAGCAGCCTCCGGAGCCCGCAGCGCACAGAGCTCGGGGGTCTCAGCGGGAAGCCCCTGCGGGAGCTCTCCACACAGACCATCAGGGAGATGTATTCCCTCACTCGAGGTAGGGGCAGCGCAAGGCGTGGGGCACATGCTGGCATCACCCGTGCCATCCTGAGTCGGTGCCTGCCCACAGGCCAGGTGCCCATCATCGGGGTAGGTGGTGTGAGCAGTGGGCGTGATGCCCTGGAGAAGATCCGTGCTGGAGCCTCACTTGTGCAGATGTACACAGCACTCGTGTATCACGGGCCGATGGTGGTGGGAGCAGTGAAGCgagagctggaggagctgctgag AACCAGGGTCAGGCTGGGAGGAGCCATGGCTGAGCAGGAACAGGCCCAACCAACGCTTCCAGTGCTGGGTGGGCCGGAACTCAGCGAGGTCCTGGTCCTCGTCCCAGCCCTGGAGAAGAGTCGGTGA
- the LOC133626720 gene encoding haptoglobin-like isoform X1: MGAAVLLVAGLAWMMLETATATGTLQSGEWSCAKPAEIEHGYVEHLIKYHCNPHYQLRGSGNGTYKCDTKWVSPEGVAEVPVCEPVCGRPKNPPQQMQRIIGGLLARKGSFPWQGRLVTRHNLTVGATLISDQWLLTTGRNVYLNHSEGTSPEELAATLRLFLGGRGQLAAAIERVVLHPGYPHDVDLALLKLKEKVPLGEEVMPVCLPQKDYAQPGRVGYVSGWGRGASFAFADMLRYVQLPVAEDERCRQYYGARNGSVWVQPLLSNHTFCVGMSELREDTCYGDAGGAFVVQDPDDGAWYAAGILSYDKTCAAAKFGVYVSVPRVLAWLTATMAAG, translated from the exons ATGGG agctgctgtgctgctggttgCTGGTCTGGCCTGGATGATGCTGGAGACTGCAACTGCCACTGGTACTTTGCAGAGTGGAG AGTGGAGCTGTGCAAAGCCTGCAGAGATTGAACATGGCTACGTGGAGCACCTTATCAAGTACCACTGCAACCCACACTACCAGCTGCGTGGCTCTGGGAATG GCACGTACAAGTGTGACACAAAGTGGGTGAGTCCTGAAGGTGTGGCAGAGGTGCCTGTGTGTGAGCCag TGTGTGGGAGGCCGAAGAACCCCCCTCAGCAGATGCAGCGCATCATTGGGGGCCTGCTGGCGAGGAAGGGCAGCTTCCCGTGGCAGGGCCGGCTGGTGACCCGCCACAACCTCACCGTGGGAGCCACGCTCATCAGTGACCAGTGGCTGTTGACCACGGGCAGGAACGTCTACCTGAACCACAGCGAGGGCACCAGCCCCGAGGAGCTCGCCGCGACGCTGCGGCTGTTCCTGGGCGGCCGTGGGCAGCTGGCTGCGGCCATCGAGCGTGTGGTACTGCACCCCGGCTACCCTCACGACGTGGACCTGGCGCTGCTgaagctgaaggagaaggtgcCCCTCGGGGAGGAGGTGATGCCCGTCTGCCTGCCACAGAAGGACTACGCGCAGCCGGGGCGGGTGGGATACGTGTCGGGCTGGGGCCGTGGCGCCTCCTTCGCCTTCGCCGACATGCTGAGGTACGTGCAGCTGCCCGTGGCAGAGGACGAGCGCTGCCGGCAGTACTACGGGGCCCGGAACGGCTCCGTCTGGGTGCAGCCCCTCCTCAGCAACCACACCTTCTGCGTGGGCATGAGCGAGCTGCGCGAGGACACGTGCTACGGGGACGCCGGCGGCGCCTTCGTCGTGCAGGACCCCGACGACGGCGCCTGGTACGCGGCCGGGATCCTCAGCTACGACAAGACGTGTGCGGCCGCCAAGTTCGGCGTGTACGTGTCCGTGCCGCGCGTGCTGGCCTGGCTCACGGCCACCATGGCGGCTGGCTGA